In one Mycobacteroides chelonae genomic region, the following are encoded:
- a CDS encoding ferritin, whose product MATTDLHARASSPFLELLRDQIGNEFTASQQYIAIAVYYDDADLPQLAKRFYAQAVEERNHAMMIIRYLIDKNVDVSIPGVDGVVNEFADARAPIALALEQEKRVTDQITALARAARTSGDYYGEQFMQWFLKEQVEEVAAMDTLLTVVDRADHDLFDLENFVARELNRPIGQDPTAPPAAGGAL is encoded by the coding sequence GTGGCTACCACCGACCTCCATGCGCGCGCATCTTCACCGTTCCTCGAACTGTTGCGGGACCAAATCGGCAACGAGTTCACGGCCTCCCAGCAGTACATCGCGATCGCGGTCTACTACGACGATGCCGATCTGCCGCAGCTTGCCAAGCGCTTCTATGCGCAAGCGGTCGAAGAGCGCAATCACGCGATGATGATCATCCGCTATCTGATCGACAAGAACGTGGACGTCTCGATCCCCGGTGTTGATGGCGTCGTGAACGAATTCGCCGATGCGCGCGCACCCATCGCCTTGGCCCTCGAACAGGAGAAGCGCGTCACCGACCAGATCACCGCGCTCGCCCGCGCGGCCCGTACGTCGGGCGACTATTACGGCGAGCAGTTCATGCAGTGGTTCCTCAAGGAACAGGTAGAGGAGGTCGCCGCCATGGACACGCTGTTGACGGTTGTCGATCGTGCCGACCACGACCTGTTCGATCTGGAGAATTTCGTGGCGCGCGAGCTCAACCGGCCCATCGGGCAGGACCCCACCGCTCCCCCTGCCGCCGGGGGCGCACTCTAA
- a CDS encoding MspA family porin — translation MPTSRRNRADGGALFHIYRCIGQSFLRSYAVLTSTTSGTEDIIAYYGVTKTV, via the coding sequence ATGCCGACAAGTCGTCGTAACCGAGCGGATGGAGGAGCCCTTTTCCATATTTATCGATGTATCGGGCAGTCGTTCCTGCGGTCCTATGCGGTGCTCACCAGCACTACCTCAGGAACTGAAGACATCATCGCCTACTACGGCGTCACTAAGACGGTCTGA
- a CDS encoding DUF4328 domain-containing protein, whose translation MTAPARHAAPVSRPPAVAQPSGGKYWVPPAAQGPVATPAGRPPARPTRLPAGYRWIAVRPGSPPTATRRRRPLGPTPRYAYIPRWGLVDHIEPAGSSRQGIAGGRVPSRVLERLLLATIITLAIVSCAHFLRYALMVYNRGALIPRFVASTSNGLVLFSVALAFAVMVATAWFLTEWMIARRAETYRDLGFEDPRARWEIRVGCLLPIVNIVGVPLLLLELAKIENRWYRQYRNIVWWSVLWGLTWLLVLVTWVARDSVTVQGVADNALFTAIDYAIAAVAVWSLRRVYDGFTAPEGHHRAVRWLAVESPQGPVPIDADQPDVPATREDNSGAAVERTGQEPAALERDRVAGAW comes from the coding sequence ATGACCGCACCGGCGCGCCATGCCGCGCCGGTTTCGCGTCCGCCCGCTGTTGCGCAGCCATCGGGTGGCAAGTACTGGGTTCCGCCCGCCGCGCAGGGGCCCGTGGCAACACCCGCCGGCCGTCCGCCGGCGCGTCCGACACGGCTGCCCGCGGGATATCGATGGATTGCCGTGCGCCCTGGCTCGCCCCCGACCGCCACCCGTCGCCGCCGTCCGCTCGGGCCGACGCCGCGCTACGCGTACATCCCGCGCTGGGGTCTGGTCGACCACATCGAACCGGCGGGATCCTCACGCCAAGGGATAGCCGGGGGTCGTGTCCCCAGCCGGGTGCTCGAAAGGCTCCTGCTGGCCACAATCATCACCCTGGCAATCGTTTCGTGTGCACATTTTCTTCGATATGCGTTGATGGTTTACAACCGCGGAGCACTGATTCCCAGGTTCGTCGCCAGCACGTCGAACGGGCTAGTGCTCTTCAGCGTGGCGCTCGCCTTCGCGGTGATGGTGGCGACCGCGTGGTTCCTCACCGAGTGGATGATCGCGCGTCGGGCCGAAACCTACCGTGACCTGGGATTTGAGGATCCGCGGGCGCGCTGGGAGATCCGCGTGGGGTGTCTGCTGCCGATCGTGAACATCGTCGGCGTACCCCTGCTGCTGCTGGAGCTCGCCAAGATAGAGAACCGCTGGTACCGGCAATACCGAAACATCGTGTGGTGGTCGGTTCTGTGGGGCCTGACCTGGCTGCTGGTGCTGGTGACCTGGGTGGCCCGTGACTCGGTCACTGTGCAGGGAGTGGCGGACAACGCGCTGTTCACCGCGATCGACTACGCGATCGCAGCGGTAGCGGTCTGGTCCCTTCGGCGTGTGTACGACGGCTTCACCGCGCCAGAAGGGCATCACCGGGCGGTGCGCTGGCTGGCGGTGGAGTCGCCGCAAGGGCCAGTGCCGATCGACGCCGATCAACCCGATGTGCCGGCGACACGCGAGGACAATTCCGGCGCTGCGGTTGAACGGACGGGGCAGGAACCGGCAGCATTGGAGCGTGACCGAGTCGCCGGAGCCTGGTGA
- a CDS encoding glycerophosphodiester phosphodiesterase — translation MTESPEPGDGEDPQLVQGADEIDGRAERHPFVVAHRGASADRPEHTLAAYELALEEGADGVECDVRLTRDGQLVCVHDRRVDRTSNGTGLVSEMTLSQLRALDFGGWHPGGAEAGPSTGLLTLEELVSLVLDWNRPVKLFIETKHPVRYGSLVENKVLALLHRFGIAAPASADMSRAVVMSFSAAAVWRIRRAAPMLPTVLLGETSRYLGGSAATTVGATAVGPSIATLREHPELVDRAAAQGRATYCWTVDHYEDVEFCRSIGVAWIATNHPGRTKAWLQRGLTGTAL, via the coding sequence GTGACCGAGTCGCCGGAGCCTGGTGATGGGGAGGACCCTCAGCTCGTGCAAGGAGCCGACGAGATAGACGGCAGGGCCGAGCGTCACCCGTTCGTCGTCGCGCACCGGGGTGCGTCGGCGGATCGGCCCGAGCACACTCTTGCCGCATACGAGCTCGCCCTCGAAGAGGGCGCTGACGGTGTGGAATGCGATGTTCGCCTCACTCGCGACGGACAACTGGTCTGCGTCCACGACCGCAGGGTGGATCGCACGTCCAACGGGACCGGATTGGTCAGTGAGATGACACTGAGCCAGCTGCGCGCGTTGGACTTCGGAGGATGGCACCCCGGCGGAGCGGAGGCCGGACCGAGCACCGGGCTGCTGACCCTCGAGGAGCTGGTCTCGCTGGTGCTCGACTGGAACCGCCCGGTGAAACTATTCATCGAAACCAAACATCCGGTCCGCTATGGATCGTTGGTGGAAAACAAGGTGCTGGCGTTGTTGCACCGGTTCGGCATCGCCGCACCGGCGTCAGCGGATATGTCGCGGGCAGTCGTTATGTCGTTCTCTGCCGCGGCGGTATGGCGTATCCGTCGCGCGGCGCCCATGCTGCCGACCGTGCTCCTGGGCGAGACGTCGCGATATCTGGGAGGCAGTGCCGCGACCACCGTGGGAGCCACCGCGGTGGGGCCATCCATCGCCACCTTGCGCGAGCACCCGGAACTGGTCGACCGGGCTGCGGCGCAGGGGCGAGCCACCTACTGCTGGACCGTCGACCATTACGAAGACGTCGAATTCTGCCGGAGCATAGGTGTCGCCTGGATAGCCACCAACCATCCCGGCCGCACCAAAGCATGGTTGCAGCGAGGGCTCACCGGTACCGCGCTGTAG
- a CDS encoding GGDEF domain-containing protein gives MTYGEEYRLATRALRVSRNLVPLKIAIGLLCMSIVVFGVLIQLHPMGPHGVLPRVIHGVLVASSLVVGMCWIVLPWPKRRTAIAFVCWADISLVIGACMLSAPASRLGAISHMGLVGVFAAFLLGWRVLAAHCVFATAAICVITVWNVHLGEATLFEQYVYHAPVISSVVLLPLIIQAVIEGGRRSLTAVSIAAHQDPLTGLLNRRGVQLALNSLLFGQRAPRIVAVVLVDVDRLKEINDTLGHEAGDEAIKAVAQVLTTTARASDITARVGGDEFMIVALHDRAEEAVAFIERVSTLRAGIGPHGATVSVGSAWRSTGDAGFDFESLRRTADDMLYRVKRARDSNLSAAS, from the coding sequence CTGACATACGGGGAGGAGTACAGACTCGCTACGCGCGCGTTGCGAGTCAGCCGTAACCTGGTTCCTCTCAAGATCGCCATCGGATTGCTGTGCATGTCGATCGTGGTCTTTGGGGTACTCATTCAGCTCCATCCGATGGGGCCGCACGGTGTGTTGCCCAGGGTCATTCACGGCGTATTGGTGGCTTCTTCTCTGGTCGTCGGGATGTGCTGGATCGTGCTGCCCTGGCCTAAACGCCGCACGGCGATCGCCTTCGTGTGTTGGGCGGATATCTCACTGGTCATCGGTGCGTGCATGCTCTCGGCGCCCGCGTCCCGCCTGGGCGCGATTTCACACATGGGCCTGGTAGGTGTCTTCGCAGCGTTCTTGCTTGGTTGGCGGGTGCTGGCCGCCCACTGTGTCTTTGCGACTGCGGCGATTTGTGTCATCACGGTGTGGAATGTCCATCTCGGCGAGGCCACACTTTTCGAGCAGTACGTCTACCACGCACCCGTCATCTCCTCCGTGGTGTTGTTGCCCCTCATCATCCAGGCGGTGATCGAGGGCGGAAGGAGATCGCTGACGGCTGTCTCCATTGCGGCACACCAGGATCCGCTTACCGGATTGTTGAACCGTCGCGGCGTGCAACTGGCGTTGAACTCACTGTTGTTCGGGCAGCGCGCCCCGCGAATCGTCGCTGTCGTCCTGGTGGACGTGGATCGTCTCAAGGAAATAAACGACACGCTGGGGCACGAGGCCGGCGATGAAGCCATCAAGGCTGTCGCTCAGGTGCTCACCACTACGGCCCGGGCCAGCGATATCACGGCCCGGGTGGGCGGCGATGAGTTCATGATCGTGGCCCTTCATGATCGGGCCGAGGAAGCAGTCGCGTTTATCGAGCGGGTCAGCACACTGCGAGCCGGTATCGGACCGCACGGTGCCACCGTCAGCGTTGGATCAGCCTGGCGATCGACGGGCGATGCTGGCTTTGATTTCGAGTCTCTGCGCAGAACCGCAGATGACATGCTTTATCGCGTCAAGCGCGCTCGAGATTCGAATCTCAGTGCGGCGTCTTAG
- a CDS encoding rhodanese-like domain-containing protein, which translates to MSFPSGDEVPQVGIDEISAALDLGVKLLDVREDDEWAAGHIDGAQHIPLGDVPSRMDELDPDAPLWVICHAGGRSQRAAAYLNRNGFDVSNVSGGMLAWVQAGKPTIS; encoded by the coding sequence ATGAGCTTCCCCTCGGGTGATGAGGTTCCACAGGTCGGAATCGACGAGATCTCGGCCGCGCTGGATCTTGGTGTCAAGTTGCTTGACGTCCGTGAGGACGACGAGTGGGCGGCGGGGCATATCGACGGCGCGCAACATATACCGCTCGGCGATGTGCCCTCTCGGATGGACGAGCTGGATCCGGACGCTCCGCTGTGGGTGATCTGCCATGCGGGTGGGCGCTCTCAGCGCGCAGCCGCCTATCTGAACCGCAACGGATTCGATGTCAGCAACGTCTCTGGCGGAATGTTGGCCTGGGTACAGGCAGGTAAACCCACAATCAGCTGA
- the pheA gene encoding prephenate dehydratase: MQRITYLGPEGTFSEAALIKLRTTGRIPGLPEVEPVSVASARDALVQVQKGDATYACVPIESSLEGPVVPTLDTLAVGAPLQIFAEAVLPVSFTIAVRPGTSAQDVKTVAGFPIAVAQVREWLADKLPNAELVAANSNAAAAEDVKAQRADAGVCTEWAAQRLGLNALASGVVDEAHAHTRFVLVGQPGPPPPATGSDRTSVVLGLGNVPGALAAAMNEFAIRDIDLTRIESRPTRTGLGTYRFFLDCVGHIDDVAVGEALKGLHRRCEDVRYLGSWPRETTAPDGANPPVLDEASGWLAETREGKLR; this comes from the coding sequence GTGCAGCGCATCACGTATTTGGGGCCGGAGGGGACGTTTTCCGAGGCCGCACTGATCAAGCTGCGGACGACGGGGCGGATACCGGGTCTACCCGAGGTGGAGCCGGTGTCGGTGGCCAGCGCGCGCGACGCGTTGGTGCAGGTCCAGAAGGGTGACGCGACGTACGCGTGCGTTCCGATCGAGAGCTCGCTCGAAGGCCCGGTGGTACCGACGCTGGACACCCTGGCGGTGGGTGCTCCGCTGCAGATCTTCGCCGAGGCGGTGTTGCCGGTGTCCTTCACCATCGCGGTGCGGCCGGGCACTTCTGCGCAGGACGTGAAGACCGTCGCCGGTTTCCCGATCGCCGTCGCTCAGGTACGTGAGTGGCTGGCGGATAAGCTGCCGAACGCGGAGCTGGTCGCCGCCAACTCGAACGCTGCGGCGGCCGAGGATGTGAAGGCGCAGCGGGCCGATGCGGGAGTGTGTACAGAATGGGCCGCGCAGCGCCTGGGGCTGAATGCCCTGGCCAGCGGTGTCGTGGACGAAGCGCATGCGCACACCCGTTTCGTGCTGGTGGGTCAACCCGGGCCACCACCGCCGGCCACGGGCTCCGATCGCACTTCCGTGGTGCTCGGACTGGGGAACGTACCCGGTGCGCTCGCTGCCGCCATGAACGAGTTCGCGATCCGGGACATCGATCTCACCCGTATCGAGTCCCGCCCCACCCGGACCGGTCTGGGCACGTATCGCTTTTTTCTGGACTGCGTGGGGCATATCGACGATGTCGCGGTCGGGGAGGCACTCAAGGGACTGCATCGTCGTTGTGAGGATGTGCGGTATTTGGGATCGTGGCCACGAGAGACGACGGCACCCGACGGCGCCAACCCACCGGTGTTGGACGAGGCGTCGGGATGGCTGGCCGAAACGCGGGAAGGGAAGCTGCGATGA
- a CDS encoding histidine phosphatase family protein, producing MSGRLVLVRHGQSYGNVERRLDTKPPGAALTELGLQQARLFAKQYEALAPAVLVHSVALRAVQTASEIAGHLGVEALQLDGLHEVQAGELEDHTGVESFEVFDRTYERWHFGDFGTRLPGGESAQDVFDRYLPVVAELRLRHLENDASTGDVVVVSHGAAIRLVAATLAGVDPGFAVNHHLRNAEAVVLAPITDGRWSCVHWGDAVAPFPHQEAASAEELAQSADPMG from the coding sequence ATGAGTGGGCGCCTTGTCCTGGTCCGGCACGGACAGTCTTATGGAAACGTCGAGCGCCGATTGGACACCAAACCGCCCGGTGCGGCGCTGACCGAACTCGGACTGCAACAGGCGCGCCTTTTCGCCAAGCAGTATGAAGCGCTGGCGCCGGCGGTCCTGGTGCATTCTGTGGCGCTGCGCGCGGTCCAGACCGCCTCCGAGATCGCGGGACATCTTGGTGTGGAAGCTCTTCAGCTCGACGGTTTGCACGAGGTACAGGCCGGGGAGTTGGAGGACCACACCGGCGTGGAATCGTTCGAGGTTTTCGACCGCACGTATGAGCGTTGGCATTTTGGTGACTTCGGGACCCGTTTGCCTGGTGGCGAATCCGCGCAGGACGTGTTCGACAGGTACCTGCCCGTTGTCGCCGAACTCCGGTTGAGGCACTTGGAAAACGACGCATCAACCGGCGATGTGGTGGTGGTGAGCCACGGCGCGGCGATTCGCCTGGTGGCGGCCACACTCGCCGGAGTGGATCCGGGTTTTGCGGTGAACCATCACCTGCGTAATGCGGAAGCGGTTGTGCTGGCGCCGATTACCGATGGGCGATGGAGCTGCGTGCACTGGGGTGATGCGGTGGCGCCATTCCCGCATCAGGAGGCTGCCAGCGCAGAGGAACTGGCGCAGTCGGCCGACCCGATGGGCTAA
- a CDS encoding alpha/beta fold hydrolase — MSDVVSALRYVASPDGVRLSLTVSGEGPPLVMVHGAMDSGATWSDVAAELQRDFTCFLIDRRGHGASTDAAEHSLAREADDVIAVAAEAGPDAVIVGHSFGAVVVLEALRRGLDVAAVVLYEPPLPVSESVAVANREGSEAVRARSVTVSREFQALEKCAEVLDEYTRAVIPMMLLEGANSPIQFREPVGYLARRVPGVRVKELVGQDHFAHRTAPAMFAGVLRELLLG, encoded by the coding sequence GTGTCCGATGTGGTGAGCGCGTTGCGCTATGTGGCATCGCCCGATGGAGTGCGGCTGAGCCTGACTGTGTCCGGCGAGGGGCCACCGCTCGTCATGGTGCACGGAGCCATGGATTCGGGGGCGACGTGGTCTGATGTCGCCGCGGAGCTGCAGCGGGACTTCACCTGTTTTCTCATCGACCGGCGTGGGCACGGCGCGAGTACCGACGCGGCAGAGCACAGCTTGGCGCGTGAGGCCGATGACGTCATCGCGGTGGCCGCGGAGGCCGGGCCCGATGCGGTGATAGTCGGCCATTCGTTCGGCGCCGTCGTCGTCTTGGAGGCGTTACGTCGCGGGCTCGATGTGGCGGCTGTTGTCCTTTACGAGCCGCCGCTTCCGGTGTCGGAGAGCGTGGCGGTGGCGAATCGGGAAGGCAGCGAGGCTGTCCGAGCGCGTTCGGTGACGGTGTCGCGGGAGTTTCAGGCGCTCGAAAAGTGCGCGGAGGTGCTCGATGAGTACACCCGGGCGGTGATCCCCATGATGCTGCTGGAGGGGGCCAACTCGCCGATACAGTTCCGTGAGCCAGTGGGCTACCTGGCGCGGCGGGTACCCGGCGTGCGAGTCAAAGAGCTTGTCGGACAGGACCATTTCGCGCACCGAACTGCTCCGGCAATGTTCGCCGGGGTGTTGCGCGAGCTGTTGCTGGGTTAG
- a CDS encoding CPBP family intramembrane glutamic endopeptidase, with the protein MSAVAESDMSARTIRIEMGIVLAISFGMSAVSALLQFTSAVIAGLSGQTVALNPRRAELSLIDLGLNLVSITRLIAWGALAVYLLWRSGFGPSSIGLARWRSRTDGLGALGLAALIGLPGLALYVGARWMSLSVQVIPASLDDTWWRIPVLVLSAFANGWAEEVVVVAYLQTRLRQLGYRTATAIAFSALLRGCYHLYQGVSAGIGNLVMGLVFGYVWQRTGRLWPLVVAHGVIDTVAFVGFALLRDHLSWLH; encoded by the coding sequence ATGAGCGCCGTGGCCGAATCGGACATGTCAGCGCGCACAATCCGCATCGAGATGGGGATTGTGCTCGCCATCAGCTTTGGGATGAGCGCGGTGAGCGCCCTTCTGCAGTTCACATCTGCCGTCATCGCGGGACTTTCCGGCCAGACCGTCGCCCTGAATCCCCGTCGCGCCGAGCTGAGCCTGATCGACCTCGGATTGAATCTCGTATCGATCACCCGGTTGATCGCGTGGGGCGCACTCGCGGTGTATCTGCTGTGGCGCAGCGGATTCGGTCCGTCATCGATCGGCCTCGCTCGCTGGCGCTCGCGTACCGATGGCCTGGGGGCGCTCGGCTTGGCGGCGCTCATCGGACTTCCGGGCCTGGCGTTGTACGTCGGCGCGCGCTGGATGAGCTTGAGCGTTCAGGTCATTCCCGCCTCGCTCGACGACACCTGGTGGCGCATACCGGTGCTGGTGCTGTCCGCCTTCGCAAATGGCTGGGCCGAGGAAGTGGTGGTCGTGGCCTATCTGCAGACCCGATTGCGGCAGCTGGGCTACCGAACAGCGACCGCCATCGCGTTCTCGGCACTGCTGCGAGGTTGCTACCACCTGTATCAAGGCGTCTCGGCCGGTATCGGAAATCTGGTGATGGGTCTGGTCTTCGGATACGTCTGGCAGCGGACCGGACGACTATGGCCGCTGGTTGTCGCCCACGGCGTGATCGACACCGTGGCCTTCGTCGGGTTCGCGTTGCTCCGGGATCACCTGAGCTGGCTCCATTAG
- a CDS encoding DUF2470 domain-containing protein gives MTAAPPTTAERVRSACARAASSTLAIAGADVVGTSLHHLFDDGTFAVAVPADSATAATVVSAGPNGMPALLELTDQAPLPLREPVRSLVWVRGNVVAATDREARGIVDVIASRTPDPALLDIRTDMRLRTEPGSILLCLTVESVVVADSTGAESVDVSALLGARPDPFCALEAGWLSHIDNDHRDLVERLARRLPLSLQHGEVRLLGIDRYGIQLRVEGEAGDHDVRLPFNEPVNDTAGLSQALRILAGCPFLNGLRARKI, from the coding sequence ATGACCGCAGCACCGCCCACCACCGCAGAGCGCGTGCGCTCGGCATGTGCCCGCGCCGCAAGCTCCACTCTCGCCATTGCCGGAGCCGATGTGGTCGGAACCTCGCTGCACCACCTGTTCGACGACGGAACCTTCGCCGTTGCGGTCCCCGCCGACAGCGCGACCGCTGCGACCGTGGTTTCCGCGGGGCCGAACGGCATGCCGGCACTCCTGGAACTAACAGACCAGGCCCCGCTACCGCTGCGCGAGCCGGTCAGATCCCTGGTCTGGGTGCGTGGCAACGTCGTGGCCGCTACCGATCGGGAGGCCCGCGGCATCGTCGACGTCATCGCCAGCCGCACGCCCGATCCGGCACTCCTGGACATCCGCACCGATATGCGACTACGCACGGAACCTGGCTCGATCCTGCTGTGCCTGACCGTGGAGTCCGTCGTTGTCGCCGATTCGACCGGCGCCGAATCGGTTGATGTCTCCGCGCTGCTCGGCGCGCGCCCCGATCCTTTCTGCGCACTCGAGGCCGGGTGGCTCTCACATATCGACAACGACCACCGCGATCTGGTCGAGCGGCTGGCGCGGCGGCTTCCGCTGAGCCTGCAGCACGGTGAGGTGCGGCTGCTCGGCATCGACCGCTACGGCATCCAGCTGCGCGTGGAGGGCGAGGCCGGTGACCACGACGTCAGGCTGCCGTTCAACGAACCCGTCAACGACACCGCCGGACTGAGCCAAGCGCTGCGCATCCTGGCCGGCTGCCCCTTCCTCAACGGACTGCGCGCCCGAAAGATCTAA
- a CDS encoding SAM-dependent methyltransferase, which produces MSRGRQIQLTLTASRAIESLRANPLFVDTLAQHLVLASGDPYALALLDHQPADSPVAADPTSDHKSFIAHCRSLMTRHYDDSLLAATHSGARQVVLLAGGLDTRAYRLDWPDGTTVFEVDYPELLGFKQEVLAEIGAQPRAERRQVGTFLSGPWQPDLTAAGFDPDLPTAWLAEALVSHLPGPSHDALFERVIEMSALGSTIATDTDGAAPSGQPWADVRDALTPDTFQVQELTLANDGRTRSGEWLSGHGWLAATTTGHELAQRYAKALSAEPAPYAQEFAERRFLTATLPSTYLS; this is translated from the coding sequence ATGTCCCGCGGCAGACAGATTCAATTGACGCTCACTGCTTCTCGCGCCATAGAGTCACTTCGAGCCAACCCATTGTTTGTCGACACATTGGCCCAACACCTGGTACTGGCATCGGGTGACCCCTACGCGTTAGCACTCCTCGACCATCAACCAGCGGATTCTCCCGTTGCTGCCGATCCGACTAGCGACCACAAATCGTTCATCGCACATTGCCGGTCACTGATGACGCGGCACTACGACGACTCCCTGCTGGCTGCAACACATTCCGGCGCCCGCCAGGTGGTGCTGCTAGCGGGTGGCCTAGACACCCGCGCCTATCGGCTGGACTGGCCTGATGGCACCACGGTTTTCGAGGTCGACTATCCGGAGCTACTCGGCTTCAAACAAGAGGTGCTCGCCGAGATTGGTGCGCAACCGCGCGCCGAACGCCGACAGGTCGGAACGTTCCTCAGCGGGCCGTGGCAGCCCGACCTGACCGCAGCCGGGTTTGACCCCGATCTGCCCACCGCGTGGCTGGCCGAGGCACTCGTCTCACATCTGCCAGGCCCCAGCCATGACGCACTCTTTGAGCGCGTCATCGAGATGTCGGCCCTCGGGAGCACCATCGCCACCGACACCGACGGCGCAGCACCCTCCGGCCAGCCGTGGGCCGACGTTCGCGATGCGTTGACTCCCGACACATTCCAGGTGCAGGAACTCACGCTGGCGAACGACGGGCGGACCCGTTCCGGTGAGTGGCTGTCGGGGCATGGCTGGCTTGCAGCCACGACCACCGGGCACGAACTCGCGCAGCGCTACGCCAAGGCCTTGAGCGCTGAGCCGGCACCGTATGCCCAGGAATTCGCGGAACGCCGGTTTCTCACCGCGACGCTGCCATCGACATACCTGTCGTAG
- a CDS encoding LCP family protein: MTLVLVGFCTIVGTAFWIDGRLHRVDALTDYPERPLPGSGTNWLLVGSDSRQALSPEQEAELSTGGDTGDGRTDTILVVHIPAFYDGGPATMVSLPRDSYVPIPGYGSDKINAAFTLGGAALLTQTVEQATGLRMDHYAEIGFGGFASVVDAVGGVSMCLDEPIDDALAGVNLAAECQILNGPNALGYVRSRATPRADLDRMTHQRIFMAALFHRVSSPAVWANPFRWYPLATSTADAITVAQGDHSWNLAQLGLALTGSTQNLTMPIGSFSSNWAGDVVTWDEDASARLFEALRTGQPVPADLLPDPATPTP, translated from the coding sequence GTGACTCTTGTTCTCGTCGGGTTCTGCACCATCGTCGGCACGGCGTTCTGGATCGACGGGCGGTTGCACCGCGTGGACGCGCTCACCGACTATCCGGAACGCCCGCTGCCCGGCAGCGGGACAAATTGGCTTCTAGTCGGCTCCGACAGCCGTCAAGCCCTCAGCCCCGAACAGGAGGCGGAGCTCTCTACCGGCGGCGACACCGGTGATGGCCGCACCGACACCATCCTCGTGGTGCACATACCGGCCTTTTACGACGGTGGGCCCGCCACCATGGTGTCCCTCCCCCGGGATTCGTACGTTCCCATTCCCGGATACGGAAGCGACAAGATCAACGCCGCCTTCACGCTGGGCGGAGCGGCCCTGCTCACCCAAACCGTCGAACAGGCCACCGGCCTGCGCATGGACCACTACGCGGAAATCGGATTCGGTGGATTCGCCTCGGTGGTCGATGCCGTCGGCGGCGTCTCGATGTGTCTCGACGAGCCGATCGACGACGCCCTAGCGGGAGTCAACCTGGCCGCCGAGTGTCAGATACTCAACGGGCCCAACGCACTTGGATATGTGCGCAGTAGAGCCACCCCTCGTGCAGACCTGGACCGCATGACGCATCAGCGAATTTTCATGGCCGCGCTTTTTCACCGCGTGAGCAGTCCGGCGGTGTGGGCCAACCCATTCCGGTGGTATCCACTCGCCACGTCCACCGCCGATGCCATCACCGTCGCTCAGGGCGATCACAGCTGGAATCTGGCTCAACTGGGCCTGGCCCTAACCGGCTCTACCCAAAACCTGACCATGCCCATCGGCTCGTTCTCCTCAAACTGGGCGGGGGACGTCGTCACCTGGGATGAGGATGCCTCAGCACGGCTCTTCGAGGCCTTGCGCACCGGTCAGCCGGTACCCGCAGACCTCTTGCCCGACCCGGCCACACCGACCCCTTGA
- a CDS encoding ferritin — MSANDTPKTKFNALLHDQIGHEFTASQQYIAIAAYFDDADLPQLAAHFYKQAVEERNHAMMIVRYLIDRRVSVEIPPVGAVTNGFTAPREPLALALAQEQTVTEQVTELARTARDEGDYIGEQFMQWFLKEQVEEVALMDTLLTVAERAGDNYFDLEEFVAREISVESSDPTAPPAAGGSL, encoded by the coding sequence ATGTCCGCGAACGACACCCCCAAGACTAAATTCAACGCGCTTCTCCACGACCAGATTGGCCACGAGTTCACCGCGTCGCAGCAATACATCGCTATTGCCGCGTATTTCGATGACGCCGATCTTCCGCAGCTCGCCGCACATTTCTACAAGCAGGCGGTAGAAGAGCGCAATCACGCCATGATGATCGTGCGGTACCTGATCGACCGGCGCGTTTCCGTGGAGATCCCGCCCGTGGGCGCGGTCACGAACGGATTCACCGCGCCGCGTGAACCGCTGGCGCTGGCGTTGGCTCAGGAGCAGACCGTCACCGAGCAGGTCACCGAGCTGGCCCGCACCGCCCGGGACGAAGGCGACTACATCGGCGAGCAGTTCATGCAGTGGTTCCTCAAGGAACAGGTCGAAGAGGTCGCCCTCATGGACACGCTGCTCACCGTGGCCGAGCGTGCGGGAGACAACTACTTCGACCTGGAGGAGTTCGTCGCACGCGAGATCTCGGTCGAATCAAGCGATCCCACCGCACCCCCGGCCGCGGGTGGCTCGCTGTAG